One Chloroflexota bacterium DNA window includes the following coding sequences:
- a CDS encoding type II toxin-antitoxin system HicA family toxin, with translation MRKLLAAGFFPTGQSGSHVKFQGTRDSRERSVIVPRHREIPVGTLGSILRQAGLSTEEFDSL, from the coding sequence GTGCGTAAGCTCTTAGCTGCCGGATTTTTCCCCACAGGACAAAGCGGTAGCCATGTCAAATTCCAAGGAACCCGCGACAGCCGAGAACGGTCTGTCATAGTGCCTCGGCACAGAGAGATTCCCGTAGGCACGCTAGGGAGTATTCTGCGTCAGGCCGGGCTATCTACTGAAGAGTTCGATTCCCTATAA